Genomic DNA from Nonomuraea rubra:
AGGGCCAGATCCACGGCGGCTCCGCGCAGGGGCTCGGGCTGGCGCTGATGGAGGAGATCCAGGTCCGCGACGGCCAGGTGCTGAACCCGTCGTTCACCGACTACCTCATCCCCACCATCCTCGACATGCCGCCCATGACGCTAAAAATCCTAGAAAATCCGGACCCGGCGGCTCCGTATGGGCTGCGCGGCGCCGGCGAGCCGCCGACCCTGTCGTCCACCCCCGCCATCGCCGCCGCCGTCAGAGCGGCCACGGGGCTCCGGTTGACTCGCGTTCCGATCAGGCCGGAAGATATCGCCTTGTTCGACGAGAGCTAGACAAGGGGGGCATCCCATGGCAACCGCGCGTGAGGCGGCAGAGGCGGAGTTCAGGCGCTTCGACACCGACGGCGACGGCCTGCTGACCGCCGACGAGATCAGGAAGGCCAACGAGGCGCTCGGCGGGCAGGGCGCGTCGGAGAGCGAGGTCGAGGCGTTCATCGGCTCGGCCGACAGCGACGGCGACGGCATGATCAAGCTGGACGAGTTCGTCGCCCTGGTGGGCCACGGCCGCCACGAGAAGGCGTGATCTCGGGCCCCGCGGGGTAGGCAACCCGGCATTCCCCCTGATCACAAGGGGGGAATGGCGGTGCTCGACAGATTCTTCGAGCTG
This window encodes:
- a CDS encoding EF-hand domain-containing protein, whose protein sequence is MATAREAAEAEFRRFDTDGDGLLTADEIRKANEALGGQGASESEVEAFIGSADSDGDGMIKLDEFVALVGHGRHEKA